A genomic stretch from bacterium includes:
- a CDS encoding cbb3-type cytochrome c oxidase subunit 3 produces the protein MIKDVITNLGEAIGPLIGLVLFFVVFIGVIVWTYRGRKDRFDYPSRLPLDNGDGMDIHTEHAVGLSEPEGTRS, from the coding sequence ATGATCAAAGACGTTATCACAAATCTCGGGGAAGCGATTGGCCCGCTCATCGGTCTGGTGCTGTTTTTTGTCGTTTTCATCGGAGTGATTGTCTGGACCTATCGCGGGCGCAAAGACCGTTTCGACTATCCGAGCCGATTGCCGCTCGATAACGGAGATGGGATGGATATTCATACGGAACATGCCGTCGGATTGTCCGAACCGGAAGGGACACGCTCATGA
- the ccoN gene encoding cytochrome-c oxidase, cbb3-type subunit I, with the protein MSSNPAASLETFAYDDAVVRRFVQATFFWGVVGMLVGVVVAAQLAFWQLNGGIPWITFGRLRPLHTNAVIFAFTLNAIFAAIYYSSQRLLKTRMFSDVLSRIHFWGWQIIIVLAAVTLLSGHNTSKEYAELEWPLDVLITGVWVIFGVNFFMTIVRRRERHLYVALWFYIATIVTIALLHVVNSLALPVSLLKSYSVFAGVQDAMTQWWYGHNAVGFVLTTPILGMMYYYLPKAAQRPVFSYRLSVIHFWALIFVYIWAGPHHLHYTALPDWAQTLGMVFSLILLAPSWGGMLNGLLTLRGAWHKLREDPILKFLAVSVTFYGMSTFEGPMMSIKSVNSLTHYTDYTIAHVHVGALGWVGFMIFGIMYYMVPRLWRRELFSRNLANLHFWIATIGILLYIIPIWIAGIMQGLMWRAFDADGLLFYPNFIETTQRILPFYHTRLLGGILYLGGLLLMVYNLIKTCAGAKVPADETAQAPSLAVLKPEAPEPRTRWHHLLTGQPLAFSILALMAVGVGGVVEIGPLLMPKSYVPIYASAAQPYTPLELEGRDLYLREGCNNCHSQMIRPLRDEVLRYGDYSKPGEFEYDHPFLWGSRRIGPDLARVGPKYPPQWHYLHFQNPRSTSPGSIMPPYPWLLANKLESPDVEKKMSVMRKLGVPYSDDDIIHARTDLETQAADIAAKLEAEGYEGTQDKEVIALIAYLERMGKIPRPNLLAGEK; encoded by the coding sequence ATGTCTTCCAATCCTGCCGCTTCACTGGAAACGTTCGCCTACGATGATGCCGTCGTCCGCCGTTTCGTGCAAGCCACCTTCTTCTGGGGCGTGGTCGGCATGCTCGTCGGCGTGGTGGTGGCCGCGCAGCTGGCCTTCTGGCAGCTGAACGGCGGCATTCCGTGGATCACTTTCGGAAGACTGCGTCCTCTGCATACCAACGCCGTAATCTTCGCGTTTACGTTGAATGCGATTTTCGCGGCGATCTATTACTCCTCGCAACGGCTGCTCAAGACCCGGATGTTCTCGGATGTCTTGTCGCGCATTCATTTCTGGGGTTGGCAGATCATCATCGTGCTGGCCGCCGTCACGCTCCTCTCCGGTCACAACACGTCCAAAGAATATGCCGAGCTGGAATGGCCGCTGGACGTGCTCATCACCGGCGTGTGGGTAATTTTCGGCGTCAATTTCTTTATGACCATCGTCCGCCGCCGTGAGCGGCACCTCTACGTTGCTCTGTGGTTCTACATCGCCACCATTGTTACCATCGCGCTGTTGCACGTCGTCAATTCGCTGGCGCTGCCGGTTTCGCTGCTGAAGAGTTATTCCGTGTTCGCGGGCGTGCAGGACGCGATGACCCAATGGTGGTATGGCCACAACGCCGTCGGATTCGTGCTCACCACTCCCATCCTCGGCATGATGTACTACTATCTGCCCAAAGCCGCGCAACGGCCGGTGTTCAGCTACCGCCTGTCGGTGATCCATTTTTGGGCTTTGATCTTCGTTTACATCTGGGCCGGACCGCACCATCTTCACTACACGGCCCTTCCCGATTGGGCGCAGACCCTCGGCATGGTGTTCAGTCTGATTCTGCTCGCGCCGTCATGGGGCGGGATGTTGAACGGCCTGCTCACGCTGCGCGGTGCGTGGCACAAACTGCGCGAAGATCCGATTCTCAAGTTCCTCGCCGTCTCGGTCACCTTCTACGGAATGAGCACGTTCGAGGGGCCGATGATGTCCATCAAATCGGTGAATTCGCTCACCCACTACACCGACTATACGATCGCTCACGTTCATGTTGGGGCGCTCGGCTGGGTGGGCTTCATGATTTTCGGCATCATGTATTACATGGTGCCGCGCTTGTGGAGACGGGAACTCTTCTCGCGCAATCTGGCCAACCTGCATTTCTGGATTGCCACCATCGGCATACTTCTCTACATCATCCCCATCTGGATTGCGGGGATCATGCAGGGTCTGATGTGGCGCGCCTTCGACGCCGACGGACTTCTGTTCTATCCCAATTTCATCGAGACCACGCAGCGCATTTTGCCCTTCTATCATACGCGGCTCTTGGGCGGAATTCTATATCTCGGCGGTCTGCTGCTGATGGTGTACAACCTCATCAAGACCTGTGCCGGAGCGAAAGTTCCGGCCGACGAGACCGCGCAGGCGCCGTCACTGGCCGTGCTCAAACCCGAAGCCCCGGAGCCGCGCACGCGTTGGCATCACCTCCTCACCGGACAACCGCTGGCCTTCAGCATACTCGCACTGATGGCGGTGGGAGTCGGCGGTGTGGTGGAGATCGGCCCGCTCCTGATGCCGAAGAGTTACGTGCCGATTTATGCATCCGCCGCCCAGCCCTACACGCCGCTCGAACTTGAAGGCCGCGATCTCTACTTGCGCGAGGGCTGCAACAACTGCCACTCGCAAATGATTCGCCCCTTGCGCGATGAAGTGTTGCGCTATGGGGACTACTCCAAACCCGGCGAGTTCGAGTACGATCATCCGTTCTTATGGGGATCGCGGCGGATCGGCCCCGACCTTGCTCGGGTCGGTCCCAAGTATCCGCCTCAGTGGCACTATCTGCACTTCCAGAATCCGCGTTCAACTTCGCCGGGCTCGATCATGCCGCCCTACCCGTGGCTGCTCGCAAACAAGCTCGAGTCTCCGGATGTCGAAAAGAAGATGAGCGTAATGCGCAAGCTCGGCGTGCCCTATTCCGATGACGACATTATTCATGCGCGGACCGATCTCGAAACGCAAGCCGCCGACATCGCCGCGAAGCTCGAGGCCGAAGGCTACGAAGGCACGCAGGACAAGGAAGTGATCGCGCTCATCGCCTATCTCGAGCGAATGGGCAAAATACCGCGACCCAACCTGCTCGCGGGGGAAAAATGA
- the ccoS gene encoding cbb3-type cytochrome oxidase assembly protein CcoS, protein MNIIYLLIPLALFLVFVFVALYLWAVRRGQFDDLDTPAHRMLLEDTPQSNSRNPNDNNSTHGTAPTP, encoded by the coding sequence ATGAACATTATCTACTTGCTGATTCCGCTTGCGCTATTTCTGGTTTTTGTGTTCGTGGCTCTCTATCTCTGGGCAGTGCGGCGAGGACAATTCGACGATCTCGATACTCCGGCCCACCGCATGCTGCTGGAGGACACTCCGCAATCCAATAGCAGAAATCCCAACGACAACAATTCCACTCACGGCACCGCACCCACGCCGTGA